In a genomic window of Planktothrix tepida PCC 9214:
- a CDS encoding 4Fe-4S domain-containing protein, with amino-acid sequence MAKFKLRRSQNVSGNFYVDETCIDCDTCRWMAPEVFKRENEQSAVYHQPATQIEQEHALQALLSCPTASIGSVEKPSEIVKIQQMFPLLIEDNVYHCGYHAKASFAATSYFIQYPQGNILVDSPRFTPALVKRLEELGGIRWMYLTHQDDVADHQKFHDHFGCDR; translated from the coding sequence ATGGCTAAATTTAAGTTACGCCGATCTCAAAATGTTTCGGGGAATTTTTACGTTGATGAGACTTGTATTGATTGTGATACTTGTCGCTGGATGGCTCCCGAAGTGTTTAAACGTGAAAATGAACAATCAGCCGTTTATCACCAACCAGCCACTCAAATAGAACAAGAACACGCTTTACAAGCGTTATTATCTTGTCCAACCGCTTCTATTGGCAGTGTTGAAAAGCCTTCAGAAATCGTAAAGATTCAACAAATGTTTCCGCTTCTAATAGAAGACAATGTTTATCATTGTGGATATCATGCTAAAGCCTCTTTTGCAGCAACCAGTTATTTTATTCAATATCCCCAGGGTAATATTTTAGTTGATTCTCCTCGATTTACCCCGGCTTTAGTCAAACGATTAGAAGAATTAGGGGGAATACGTTGGATGTATTTAACCCATCAAGATGATGTAGCTGATCATCAGAAATTTCATGATCATTTTGGATGCGATCG
- the rpaB gene encoding response regulator transcription factor RpaB, which produces MSVQPQLDEKRNGEKILVADDESAIRRILKTRLSMVGYNVVVAADGLEALEMFERESPDLLVLDVMMPKLNGYGVCQELRTKSDVPIIMLTALGDVADRITGLELGADDYLTKPFSPKELEARIHAILRRFKDTHLSHSLSPEVIQIEAVRIDTVKRRVYKGEKVVPLTYIEFNLLELLVKRSGQAVSRSEILKELWGYTPRRIADMRVVDVHVARLRAKIEEDQRNPEYILTVRGVGYSAQRLPGVEEAIGA; this is translated from the coding sequence ATGAGTGTACAACCCCAACTTGATGAAAAACGCAATGGTGAAAAAATCCTGGTTGCTGATGATGAATCCGCGATTCGGCGCATCTTAAAAACTCGTCTTTCGATGGTTGGCTACAATGTGGTAGTCGCCGCCGATGGTTTAGAAGCGCTGGAAATGTTTGAACGGGAAAGTCCTGACCTGTTAGTTTTGGATGTAATGATGCCTAAACTCAATGGTTATGGGGTGTGTCAAGAACTTCGCACTAAATCTGATGTTCCGATTATTATGTTAACCGCTTTAGGGGACGTGGCTGATCGGATTACGGGTTTAGAATTAGGGGCTGATGATTATTTAACAAAACCCTTTTCTCCTAAAGAATTAGAAGCTCGAATTCATGCAATTTTACGACGCTTTAAAGATACCCATTTATCTCATAGCCTGAGTCCAGAAGTCATTCAAATCGAAGCGGTGCGAATTGATACGGTCAAACGGCGAGTTTATAAAGGCGAGAAAGTGGTTCCATTAACCTATATTGAATTCAATTTGTTGGAATTGTTGGTTAAGCGATCTGGACAAGCTGTTTCTCGCTCAGAAATTCTCAAAGAATTATGGGGATATACGCCTCGACGCATTGCGGATATGCGGGTTGTAGATGTTCATGTTGCTCGTTTACGGGCAAAAATTGAAGAAGATCAACGCAATCCTGAATATATTTTAACCGTGCGTGGT
- a CDS encoding ribbon-helix-helix protein, CopG family — MPNPFLGVRIPSELHEALMARVETTGQSKSDIVIQALSAYLGIATQHQKLENLETRLSTLELKLEQLTHRIEN; from the coding sequence ATGCCGAATCCATTTCTAGGAGTCAGGATTCCTTCTGAACTGCATGAAGCACTTATGGCAAGAGTAGAAACAACCGGACAATCTAAGTCGGATATTGTTATTCAGGCTTTAAGTGCTTACCTGGGAATAGCCACGCAGCACCAAAAGCTTGAAAATCTGGAGACACGACTGTCTACATTAGAACTGAAGTTAGAACAACTGACTCATCGAATTGAGAACTAA